TACACTGCGAACCGCAGTGTTGGTTCATCCCCCTCAGGAAGAATGACAGGGCGCAGAAAAGGACGATGACGCCCCCGCTGCACTGCCGCTTCCTGAACATGAAAAAGCTGACAACTGGATATCTGTTTTTTCGTGCCCGCATTCCGGACAAACAACATGATACTTGTCATCGCTGCGAATGCACAGATATTCGAATATCTTTCCGCATTTTCTACATTTAAACTCATGTATCGGCACTGCCTTCACCTCCTGAACGTAATAAAAAAAACCATCAGAACCACTTCTGTCACATGTTCGAATATATTGACGGAAGCTCGCAATGTCAACACACAATCCTCTTGACACACCTGACGCTTGTCCCTATACTCGCATCCGTCTCAGACGCATTTCTTAATAAAAAAGGAGGAAAAAGCTATGGAAAAAGGGAAAAAGGGCTTTGTAAAAAAGTTGGCGAGCGTGTGTGCGGCTGTTTTGCTGGCAGCCGGAACGGCGGCAACGGTTGGCGCCGCTGATAAGAATATGGTGCTTGCCACCGGTGGCACAGCCGGGACTTATTACCCGTTTGGCGGCGCTCTGGCCAAAATATGGAATTCCAAAGTTCCAGGGATGAACATTACCGCCCAGGCAACCGGAGCTTCCGTAGAAAATGTGCGTCTTGTGAATCGCAATGAAGCGGAACTGGCTATCGTCCAGAGCGATACAGTCGATTTTGCCTTCAACGCCAAAGAGGCGTTCAAGGAGAAACTGACCAAGATGGCTGCCTTGGCCGTTCTCTATCCGGAAGTGATCCAGGTGGTAGTAAGGGGAGACAGCAAGATCGATAGTTTCGATGATCTGAAGGGGATGAAGATCGGAGTCGGCGCTCCCGGAAGCGGCACCGAAGCCAATTTCCGTCAGCTCTGCGACATCTATGGCCTGAAGAAAGAGGATGTGAAGGCGCAGTATCTTTCGTTCGCCGAAAGCGCCGAGCAGTTCAAGGACAAACACATCGACGCGTTCATCGTCACGGCGGGCATTCCCAACGCCGCGATCATGGATATTGGCGCCCAGCACAGCGTGAAGATCATTAACATCGCCGACGACAAGGCCGCCCTCATCGTCAAGAAATATCCCTTCCTCAGCTCCTTCACCATCCCGGCCAACACATATAAAAACCAGACCGGTCCGGTGAAGACTGTAGCAGTAAACGCGGTTCTCATCGCCAGCACCGATTTGAAAGCTAATTTGGTATACAACCTGGTGAAATCGATGTTCGAAAACCAGAGTGAACTCGCCATGTCCCATGCAAAGGGGAAGGAACTGAGTTTGAAAACCGCGTCTTCCGGCGTTTCCATTCCCTTTCATCCGGGTGCGATCAAGTACTACAAAGAAAAAGGAATGATGAAATGATCGGGGAAAGACGGGAATGGAACAGCCCCATCTTCTCCGTATTTTCATCAAAGGTTTGAAAAGAATCATGCCGGGGGCGTTAATTGCTGTAGCAGTCCTCGGCATGCTGTTTTTTTTTATGATACCCACGCAAATCGTTCTGGTCGTCAAAACTGTCAAGCAGGATCAAACAGTTCTCTGTGCCCGCATGACCGACGCAGAGGAATGGGCGGTTTTCTATATTCATTCGGTCAACAAACGTCCGGTTTACGATTATCTGCGAATTGAAGGAACAAAACTCCGGATTGTCCGTTCCCGTTACGACGCCTTCGGAGCCGGGATGCCGGAGGTTTCTTCGCCTGAAAACCCCCTCCGGGTTGGCCCGGATGGCTGGCTCGAATACACGGTCAATCGTCTGGTTCCCGATGTTGCCATTTTTGTGGGGCGGGTGGCCGGGCATGTGCTGCATCTGAAAGGGCGGGATATTCCCTTCGTCTCGCTGGCAAAACCGGGGCAGGCCCTCCGTTTTTCCGTGGAAAAGCAGTCATTATATCAAACACTCAGAGGAAGGTGTTTATGGAAATGAGCAGTGAACTGAAGCAGGCCAATGACCAGAAAGTTTCAGAACATACCGGCAGCACTGGAGAAATGGTTTCCGAAGTTTCACAGGAAGAGCTGGAGAAGCTGCTCCAAAAGGTTGACAAGGAATCAACATTCCGGAAGTTTGCCGGATTCGACCACTGGCTGGTTTTCTGGATAGCCGTTGCGTTCGCCTGTTTCCATGTGTATACGGCAATGTTCGGGATGCTTCCGGCCCAGATGCAGCGGTCGGTGCACCTATCTTTTGCCTTCGCCCTCGTCTTTCTTCTCTTCCCCATGACCACGAAAAAGACCCTCAATAAACTCCAGTGGTACAATTATCTCTTTGCAGCCTTCGCGGTTTATGTGGGCGCCTACATAACCATCAACTACACCCGCATCATGGAAGCCGGAGGCGACTATACTCAAATGGACTACATCGTCGGCGCCTGCGGGGTGCTCCTCACCCTGGAAGCGGCGCGCCGCGTTGTGGGGTTGCCGATCGTTATCATTGCCTCGATATTTCTTTTGTACTCGTATTTTGGCCCCTATTTCCCCGGATTTCTCGCCCATCGCGGTTACTCCATTCGGCGGATAGTGTCGCACATGTATTTCACGACGGAGGGAATCCTCGGCATCCCTCTCGGGGTATCCGCCACGTTCATTTTTCTCTTCATCCTCTTTGGCGCCTTTCTTGAAAAAACCGGGGTCGGCAGGCTTTTCATCGACATCGCCGACTCTATCGCCGGCTGGGCGTCAGGAGGGCCTGCGAAGGTCGCGGTAATCACCAGCGCTTTGGAGGGCACCGTCTCCGGAAGCTCCGTCGCCAA
The window above is part of the Syntrophales bacterium genome. Proteins encoded here:
- a CDS encoding TAXI family TRAP transporter solute-binding subunit; this encodes MEKGKKGFVKKLASVCAAVLLAAGTAATVGAADKNMVLATGGTAGTYYPFGGALAKIWNSKVPGMNITAQATGASVENVRLVNRNEAELAIVQSDTVDFAFNAKEAFKEKLTKMAALAVLYPEVIQVVVRGDSKIDSFDDLKGMKIGVGAPGSGTEANFRQLCDIYGLKKEDVKAQYLSFAESAEQFKDKHIDAFIVTAGIPNAAIMDIGAQHSVKIINIADDKAALIVKKYPFLSSFTIPANTYKNQTGPVKTVAVNAVLIASTDLKANLVYNLVKSMFENQSELAMSHAKGKELSLKTASSGVSIPFHPGAIKYYKEKGMMK
- a CDS encoding DUF1850 domain-containing protein — its product is MEQPHLLRIFIKGLKRIMPGALIAVAVLGMLFFFMIPTQIVLVVKTVKQDQTVLCARMTDAEEWAVFYIHSVNKRPVYDYLRIEGTKLRIVRSRYDAFGAGMPEVSSPENPLRVGPDGWLEYTVNRLVPDVAIFVGRVAGHVLHLKGRDIPFVSLAKPGQALRFSVEKQSLYQTLRGRCLWK